From a region of the Jatrophihabitans sp. genome:
- a CDS encoding DUF177 domain-containing protein, whose product MIGVPEGALLVVDVRLESVTEGVLVTGSVTGSVTGECGRCLTSFTDDLAVDFVELFAYRHSATEETTDPDEVPRLEGDHLDLEPVVRDAVVLSLPLTPLCRPDCGGLCPDCGELFDDLPENHTHAQLDPRWAALAERFGATEDPARSDSSNQSQE is encoded by the coding sequence ATGATCGGGGTGCCGGAAGGCGCACTGCTCGTGGTGGACGTCCGGCTCGAATCGGTGACCGAAGGTGTGCTCGTGACCGGGTCCGTCACGGGGTCGGTCACCGGCGAATGCGGGCGGTGCCTGACCAGCTTCACCGATGATCTGGCGGTCGATTTCGTCGAGCTGTTCGCCTACCGGCACAGCGCGACGGAGGAGACCACCGATCCGGATGAGGTTCCGCGGCTCGAGGGCGACCACCTCGATCTCGAACCGGTGGTGCGCGACGCGGTGGTGCTGAGCCTGCCACTGACGCCGCTGTGCCGGCCGGACTGCGGCGGGCTGTGCCCCGACTGCGGGGAGCTGTTCGACGATTTGCCCGAGAACCACACGCACGCCCAGCTTGACCCGCGCTGGGCCGCTCTGGCCGAGCGGTTCGGCGCGACCGAGGACCCAGCACGTTCCGATAGTTCTAACCAGAGTCAGGAGTAA
- the rpmF gene encoding 50S ribosomal protein L32: MAVPKRKMSRANTRARRSQWKTSAPTLVSCPNRACGQPKLPHTACANCGQYDGRQVLAV, encoded by the coding sequence GTGGCCGTTCCGAAGCGGAAGATGTCGCGCGCCAACACCCGGGCACGACGCTCGCAGTGGAAGACCAGCGCCCCCACTCTGGTCAGCTGCCCCAACCGCGCCTGCGGTCAGCCCAAGCTGCCGCACACCGCCTGTGCCAACTGCGGCCAGTACGACGGTCGGCAGGTTCTCGCGGTCTGA
- the rnc gene encoding ribonuclease III, which yields MATRHAQTADPAELAAELGVQVSPELFRRALTHRSFAYENGDLPHNERLEFLGDSVLGVVVTESLYRAHPDLAEGRLAKLRASVVNMRALAEVARQIGPDGIGKYILLGRGEDATGGRDKPSILADTLEAILGAIYLEHGLEVAARVVHQLFDRVLAAAPGYGAALDWKTSLQELTAVRGLGVPEYVITSDGPDHAKSFTAAAVVDGVTYGIRLGRNKKEAEQAAAEAAWRALSPEPSIAEPAASAGPTLTETALTETALTETALAEPRSNLPTAG from the coding sequence GTGGCCACCAGGCACGCACAGACCGCTGACCCGGCCGAACTGGCCGCCGAGCTCGGGGTGCAGGTGAGTCCCGAGCTCTTCCGTCGCGCGCTGACGCACCGTTCCTTCGCCTACGAGAACGGCGACCTGCCCCACAACGAGCGGCTGGAGTTCCTCGGCGACTCGGTGCTGGGCGTGGTCGTCACCGAGTCGCTCTACCGCGCGCACCCCGACCTGGCCGAGGGCCGGCTGGCCAAGCTGCGCGCGTCGGTGGTCAACATGCGCGCGCTGGCCGAGGTGGCGCGTCAGATCGGCCCCGACGGCATCGGCAAGTACATCCTGCTGGGCCGGGGCGAGGATGCCACCGGCGGCCGGGACAAGCCCTCGATCCTGGCGGACACCCTGGAGGCGATCCTCGGGGCGATCTACCTCGAGCACGGCCTGGAGGTGGCCGCCCGGGTGGTGCACCAGCTGTTCGACCGGGTGCTGGCCGCGGCCCCCGGCTACGGCGCCGCCCTGGACTGGAAGACCTCGTTGCAGGAGCTCACCGCGGTGCGGGGGCTCGGGGTGCCCGAGTACGTGATCACCTCCGACGGCCCCGACCACGCCAAGTCCTTCACCGCGGCCGCCGTGGTGGACGGCGTCACCTACGGCATCCGGCTCGGCCGCAACAAGAAGGAAGCCGAGCAGGCGGCGGCTGAGGCGGCCTGGCGGGCGCTCTCGCCGGAACCGTCGATCGCCGAGCCGGCCGCGTCGGCCGGGCCCACGCTGACCGAAACCGCGCTGACCGAAACCGCGCTGACCGAAACCGCGCTGGCCGAACCGCGATCCAACCTGCCCACGGCCGGCTGA
- the mutM gene encoding bifunctional DNA-formamidopyrimidine glycosylase/DNA-(apurinic or apyrimidinic site) lyase: MPELPEVETVRAGLDRWVAGRTIAEVDSLHPRAIRRHLAGPLDLTQRLVGRRIESAQRRGKYLWMPLDDGPSCLIGHLGMSGQLLMLAPGAEPGPHLRARIGFTDAGNELRFLDQRTFGGLHLDELVPDGPTWVPAGIAHIARDPLDDHFDDAGWISSVRRRNTTIKRALLDQSSISGVGNIYADEALWRAKLHGDRPTAGLSRQSLSTLLAELRLVFAEALRAGGTSFDSLYVNVNGESGYFERSLNAYGRVGEPCGRCGRPIARAKWMNRSSYFCPRCQRPPRRTAA; this comes from the coding sequence GTGCCCGAGCTTCCCGAGGTCGAGACCGTCCGGGCCGGCCTGGACCGCTGGGTGGCAGGTCGCACCATCGCCGAGGTGGACTCGCTGCACCCCCGCGCGATCCGCCGGCACCTGGCCGGCCCGCTGGATCTGACCCAACGGCTGGTCGGGCGCCGGATCGAATCGGCGCAGCGGCGCGGCAAGTATCTCTGGATGCCTCTGGACGACGGCCCGTCCTGCCTGATCGGACACCTGGGCATGAGCGGGCAGTTGCTGATGCTGGCCCCGGGCGCCGAACCCGGGCCGCACCTGCGCGCTCGGATCGGCTTCACCGACGCCGGCAACGAGCTGCGCTTCCTGGATCAGCGGACCTTCGGCGGACTGCACCTGGACGAGCTGGTGCCCGACGGCCCGACCTGGGTGCCGGCCGGGATCGCCCACATCGCCCGTGACCCGCTGGATGACCACTTCGACGACGCGGGTTGGATCAGTTCGGTCCGCCGTCGCAACACCACCATCAAGCGGGCGCTGCTGGACCAGTCCTCGATCTCCGGAGTGGGCAACATCTACGCCGACGAGGCGTTGTGGCGGGCCAAACTGCACGGCGACCGGCCGACCGCCGGGCTGTCCCGCCAGTCGCTGAGCACCCTGCTGGCCGAGCTGCGACTGGTGTTCGCCGAGGCGCTGCGTGCCGGTGGCACCTCCTTCGACTCCCTCTACGTCAACGTCAACGGCGAGAGCGGGTACTTCGAGCGCTCCCTGAACGCCTACGGCCGGGTCGGCGAGCCCTGCGGGCGGTGCGGGCGGCCGATCGCCCGCGCGAAGTGGATGAACCGCTCGTCCTACTTCTGCCCCAGGTGCCAGCGTCCGCCCCGCCGGACGGCGGCGTGA
- a CDS encoding acylphosphatase: MSELEDQRPAEGRQDPASGSSVRLTALVSGHVQGVGFRWWTRCRALELGLVGQAANLPDGRVRVSAEGPREDCQRLVELLRGGGAPGVVEDVRPRFEPAEGGFTGFVER, encoded by the coding sequence GTGAGCGAGCTCGAGGACCAGCGCCCGGCCGAAGGGCGCCAGGATCCGGCGAGCGGGTCCTCGGTCAGGCTGACGGCCCTGGTCTCGGGTCACGTGCAGGGTGTGGGGTTCCGCTGGTGGACCCGGTGCCGGGCGCTGGAGCTGGGCCTGGTCGGCCAGGCCGCCAACCTGCCCGACGGCCGGGTGCGGGTCAGCGCCGAAGGGCCTCGGGAGGACTGCCAGCGGCTGGTCGAGCTGCTGCGCGGCGGTGGCGCGCCAGGCGTCGTCGAGGATGTGCGGCCCCGTTTCGAGCCGGCCGAGGGCGGCTTCACCGGCTTCGTCGAGCGCTGA
- the smc gene encoding chromosome segregation protein SMC has product MHLKSLTLKGFKSFASATTLRFEPGITAVVGPNGSGKSNVVDAIAWVLGEQGAKALRGGKMEDVIFAGTSGRPPLGRAEVTLTIDNTDGALPIEYAEVSITRRMFRDGASEYEINGEGARLLDIQELLSDSGIGREMHVIVGQGQLDSILSARPEDRRGFIEEAAGVLKHRKRKEKALRKLDAMQANLTRLTDLTGELRRQLKPLGKQAEIARRAAGVQAELRDARLRLLADDLSTLRDTLQAEVADETAVRQRRAEVEQALAEAMAAEAALEAGLASDAPAVGAAQEVFFGLSALSERFGGTRRLAAQRLRHLSEFAEQERLGRDPEESEREAAGVRAAEQELTTELAAARQVLLDAVAQRQQDERELADAERAVLAAARAVADRREGLAKLAGQVNALRSRASAGGDEIARIAAAASQARERAAAARAELENAQNEVGALDQGELDLDSSHEAALARHAEAAEQLRQLTEAHRTAERERSTWTARREALAMGLTRKDGAGALLAAGSRLPGLLGSMAALLSVEPGYEAALTAALGVLADAVVVSSPADARSALQLLKSTDAGRAGLVVGGADLSERSATAERQDWPALPAGARWAVEVISCPPSLRAAVESALARVAVVPDLEAAERLVTEHGGVRAVTRAGDVLGRDWAAGGSLSSPSALEVQAAVDEADLRAAEAAGTFDRLEAELSRQREITDGLQAEVEATLAALNESDARLNAVAERLAQLAQAERSATGEAERLDLARQAAEQARDSDLAGLVELEERLRMAEAEPAEQEPPIEDRNARADRVAAARQAEMDARLSVRTQEERVRALAGRAEQLLRSAQAERQARARQEAARLARARGARIAAAVEAAATRALAELDRAVPRAVAQRDAIQAARAEREAALKAARSAVRELGAELARLTDAVHRDEVARAEQRLRIEQLETRAAEEFGVEASALLADYGADQPVPPSAQELAEWTLAAERGEDVVRPQPGPYDRRMVEKRAARAERELALLGKVNPLALEEFAALEERHQFLATQLEDLKNTRRDLLTVVKEVDDRILEVFTAAYHDVAREFEIVFATLFPGGEGKLVLTEPEDMLSTGIEVEARPPGKKVKRLSLLSGGERSLTAVAMLVAIFRARPSPFYVMDEVEAALDDVNLGRLVGLIGELRASSQLIVITHQKRTMEVADALYGVAMRGDGISQVISQRLRDGAEEPGRAGGRMAGGPDPAQPDSAQPVAAVGPAG; this is encoded by the coding sequence GTGCATCTCAAGTCACTGACCTTGAAGGGCTTCAAGTCCTTCGCCTCGGCCACCACCCTGCGGTTCGAACCCGGCATCACCGCCGTGGTCGGGCCCAACGGCTCCGGCAAGTCCAACGTCGTCGACGCCATCGCCTGGGTGCTCGGCGAGCAGGGCGCCAAGGCGCTGCGTGGCGGCAAGATGGAGGACGTCATCTTCGCCGGCACCTCCGGCCGGCCGCCCCTGGGCCGGGCCGAGGTGACGCTGACCATCGACAACACCGACGGCGCGCTGCCGATCGAGTACGCCGAGGTCTCGATCACCCGCCGGATGTTCCGCGACGGCGCCAGCGAGTACGAGATCAACGGTGAGGGTGCCCGACTTCTCGATATCCAGGAGCTGCTCTCGGACTCCGGGATCGGTCGCGAGATGCACGTCATCGTCGGCCAGGGGCAGCTGGACTCGATCCTCTCGGCACGCCCGGAGGACCGGCGGGGCTTCATCGAAGAGGCCGCCGGGGTGCTCAAGCACCGCAAGCGCAAGGAGAAGGCGCTTCGCAAGCTCGATGCCATGCAGGCCAACCTGACCCGGCTGACCGACCTGACCGGCGAGCTGCGCCGCCAGCTCAAACCGCTGGGCAAGCAGGCCGAGATCGCCCGCCGGGCGGCCGGGGTGCAGGCCGAGCTCCGCGACGCCCGGTTACGGCTGCTGGCCGATGACCTGAGCACCCTGCGCGACACCCTGCAGGCCGAGGTGGCCGACGAGACCGCCGTCCGGCAGCGCCGGGCCGAGGTGGAGCAGGCACTGGCCGAGGCGATGGCGGCCGAGGCCGCGCTCGAGGCGGGGCTGGCCTCCGACGCCCCCGCCGTGGGGGCGGCCCAGGAGGTCTTCTTCGGGCTGTCGGCGCTGTCCGAGCGCTTCGGAGGAACCCGGCGGCTGGCCGCCCAGCGGCTGCGGCACCTGTCGGAGTTCGCCGAGCAGGAACGCCTCGGCCGTGACCCCGAGGAGTCCGAGCGCGAGGCGGCCGGGGTCCGGGCCGCCGAGCAGGAGCTGACCACCGAGCTGGCCGCCGCCCGGCAGGTGCTGCTGGACGCCGTGGCCCAGCGGCAGCAGGACGAGCGCGAGCTGGCCGACGCCGAGCGGGCGGTGCTGGCCGCGGCCAGAGCAGTCGCCGACCGGCGAGAGGGATTGGCCAAGCTGGCCGGCCAGGTCAATGCCCTGCGCAGCCGGGCCTCCGCCGGCGGGGACGAGATCGCCCGGATCGCCGCGGCCGCGAGCCAGGCCCGGGAGCGGGCCGCCGCCGCTCGCGCCGAGCTCGAGAACGCCCAGAACGAGGTCGGAGCCCTGGACCAGGGCGAGCTGGACCTGGACAGCAGCCACGAGGCGGCCCTGGCCCGCCATGCCGAGGCAGCCGAGCAGTTGCGCCAGCTCACCGAAGCGCATCGCACCGCCGAGCGGGAGCGCTCCACCTGGACCGCCCGCCGGGAGGCGCTGGCGATGGGACTGACCCGCAAGGACGGCGCCGGCGCGTTGCTGGCGGCCGGCTCCCGGCTGCCGGGCCTGCTCGGCTCCATGGCGGCGTTGCTGAGCGTCGAGCCCGGCTACGAGGCCGCGCTGACCGCCGCGCTCGGCGTGCTGGCCGACGCGGTGGTGGTCAGCTCGCCGGCCGACGCCCGCTCAGCCCTGCAGCTGCTCAAGAGCACCGACGCCGGCCGGGCCGGGCTGGTGGTGGGCGGCGCTGACCTGTCCGAGCGCTCGGCGACCGCTGAACGGCAGGACTGGCCCGCGCTGCCGGCCGGGGCGCGCTGGGCGGTCGAGGTCATCAGCTGCCCGCCGTCGCTGCGGGCCGCGGTGGAGTCGGCGCTGGCCCGGGTGGCGGTGGTGCCGGACCTGGAGGCGGCCGAGCGGCTGGTCACCGAGCACGGCGGGGTCCGGGCGGTCACCCGGGCCGGCGACGTGCTGGGCCGCGACTGGGCGGCCGGCGGGTCCTTGTCCTCGCCCAGCGCCTTGGAGGTGCAGGCCGCGGTGGACGAGGCCGACCTGCGGGCCGCCGAGGCGGCCGGGACCTTCGACCGGCTGGAGGCCGAGCTCAGCCGGCAGCGGGAGATCACCGACGGCTTGCAGGCAGAGGTCGAGGCCACCCTGGCGGCGTTGAACGAGTCCGACGCCCGGCTGAACGCGGTCGCCGAGCGGCTGGCCCAGCTGGCCCAGGCCGAGCGGTCGGCCACCGGCGAGGCCGAGCGGCTGGACCTGGCCAGGCAGGCCGCCGAGCAGGCCCGGGACTCGGACCTGGCCGGCCTGGTGGAGCTGGAGGAGCGGCTGCGGATGGCTGAGGCCGAGCCGGCCGAGCAGGAGCCACCGATCGAGGACCGCAACGCCCGCGCCGACCGGGTCGCCGCCGCCAGGCAGGCCGAGATGGATGCCCGGCTGAGCGTCCGGACCCAGGAGGAACGGGTGCGGGCGCTGGCCGGCCGGGCTGAGCAGCTGCTCCGCTCGGCGCAGGCCGAGCGGCAGGCCCGGGCCCGACAGGAAGCTGCCAGGCTGGCCCGGGCCCGGGGCGCCCGCATCGCCGCGGCGGTCGAGGCGGCCGCGACCCGCGCCCTGGCCGAACTCGACCGGGCGGTGCCGCGGGCCGTGGCGCAGCGCGATGCCATTCAGGCCGCTCGGGCCGAGCGGGAGGCCGCTCTGAAGGCGGCCCGTTCGGCGGTGCGCGAGCTGGGCGCCGAGCTGGCCCGCCTCACCGACGCGGTGCACCGTGACGAGGTGGCCCGCGCCGAGCAGCGGCTGCGGATCGAGCAGCTGGAGACCCGGGCGGCCGAGGAGTTCGGCGTCGAGGCCAGCGCCCTGTTGGCCGACTACGGCGCCGACCAGCCGGTGCCGCCGTCAGCCCAGGAGCTGGCCGAGTGGACGCTGGCCGCCGAGCGCGGCGAGGACGTGGTCAGGCCGCAGCCCGGTCCCTATGACCGCCGGATGGTCGAGAAGCGCGCCGCCCGCGCCGAGCGCGAACTGGCCCTGCTGGGCAAGGTGAACCCGCTGGCCCTGGAGGAGTTCGCCGCGTTGGAGGAGCGCCACCAGTTCCTGGCCACCCAGTTGGAGGACCTGAAGAACACCCGGCGCGACCTGCTGACGGTGGTCAAGGAGGTCGACGACCGGATCCTGGAGGTGTTCACCGCCGCCTACCACGATGTCGCGCGGGAGTTCGAGATCGTCTTCGCCACCCTGTTCCCCGGCGGCGAGGGCAAGCTGGTGCTGACCGAGCCCGAGGACATGCTGAGCACCGGCATCGAGGTCGAGGCCCGGCCGCCGGGCAAGAAGGTCAAGCGGCTGTCGCTGCTGTCCGGCGGCGAGCGCTCGCTCACCGCGGTGGCGATGCTGGTGGCCATCTTCCGGGCCCGGCCGAGTCCCTTCTACGTGATGGACGAGGTCGAGGCGGCCCTGGACGACGTCAACCTCGGGCGGTTGGTGGGACTGATCGGGGAGCTGCGGGCCAGCAGCCAGCTGATCGTGATCACCCACCAGAAACGCACCATGGAGGTCGCCGACGCCCTCTACGGGGTCGCGATGCGCGGGGACGGGATCAGCCAGGTGATCAGCCAGCGGCTGCGCGACGGGGCCGAGGAACCCGGGCGGGCCGGTGGCCGGATGGCTGGGGGCCCGGACCCGGCTCAACCAGATTCGGCTCAACCCGTGGCGGCGGTCGGTCCGGCCGGCTGA
- the ftsY gene encoding signal recognition particle-docking protein FtsY, producing MLEFLLIALALVVVVLGLVIGLVVPRGRLGRRREVPPPRLGQPTAPPQAGPPLGSVDTLPAPPEPHSATAMPQAPTAPPAEPTAPPLDVPEPTAGRMRRLRARLARSQNVLGRGLLAVLARDKLDEDAWEEVEEALLGADVGVRSTTEIVARLRTRTQVLGTRDPAELRALLADELVTALQPELDRTLHTISTGDGPAVVLVVGVNGTGKTTTCGKLARVLVADGRSVLLGAADTFRAAAADQLQTWGARVGAETVRGPEGGDPASVAFEAVRAGKDAGVDAVVIDTAGRLHTKVGLMDELGKLKRVVEKHGPINETLLVLDATTGQNGLTQARVFTEVADVTGVVLTKLDGTAKGGIVISVQRELGVPVKLIGLGEGVDDLAPFDPAEFVDALLG from the coding sequence GTGCTTGAATTCCTGCTGATCGCCCTTGCTCTTGTCGTTGTCGTCCTAGGCCTGGTCATCGGGCTGGTGGTGCCCCGGGGTCGGTTGGGCCGCCGCCGGGAGGTGCCGCCGCCGCGGCTGGGCCAGCCCACCGCTCCGCCCCAGGCCGGCCCGCCGCTCGGGTCGGTGGACACCCTGCCCGCGCCGCCCGAGCCGCACTCGGCCACTGCCATGCCGCAGGCGCCGACCGCTCCGCCTGCAGAGCCCACCGCCCCGCCGCTGGACGTCCCCGAGCCGACCGCCGGCCGGATGCGGCGGCTGCGGGCCCGGCTGGCCAGGTCCCAGAACGTGCTGGGACGCGGCCTGCTGGCCGTGCTGGCCCGCGACAAGCTCGACGAGGACGCCTGGGAAGAGGTCGAGGAGGCGCTGCTCGGCGCCGACGTCGGGGTGCGGTCCACCACCGAGATAGTGGCGCGGCTGCGCACCCGGACCCAGGTGCTGGGCACCCGTGACCCGGCCGAGCTGCGGGCCCTGCTGGCCGATGAGTTGGTGACGGCGCTGCAGCCGGAACTGGACCGGACGCTGCACACCATCAGCACCGGCGACGGCCCGGCCGTGGTGCTGGTGGTGGGCGTGAACGGCACCGGCAAGACCACCACCTGCGGCAAGCTGGCCCGGGTGCTGGTGGCCGACGGTCGCAGCGTGCTGCTGGGCGCCGCCGACACCTTCCGGGCGGCGGCGGCCGACCAGCTGCAGACCTGGGGCGCCCGGGTGGGTGCTGAGACGGTTCGCGGGCCCGAGGGCGGCGACCCGGCCAGCGTGGCCTTCGAGGCGGTCCGGGCCGGCAAGGACGCCGGGGTGGACGCCGTCGTGATCGACACCGCGGGCCGGCTGCACACCAAGGTCGGGTTGATGGACGAGCTGGGCAAGCTCAAGCGGGTGGTCGAGAAGCACGGCCCGATCAACGAGACGTTGCTGGTGCTCGATGCCACCACCGGGCAGAACGGCCTCACCCAGGCCCGGGTGTTCACCGAGGTCGCCGACGTGACCGGCGTGGTGCTGACCAAGCTGGACGGCACCGCCAAGGGCGGCATCGTGATCAGCGTGCAGCGCGAGCTGGGGGTGCCGGTCAAGCTGATCGGCCTGGGCGAAGGCGTGGACGACCTGGCCCCGTTCGACCCGGCGGAGTTCGTCGACGCGCTGCTGGGCTGA
- the tdh gene encoding L-threonine 3-dehydrogenase, producing MKALFKSAAQPGFEFVERPEPEPAAAEVKVRVLRTGLCGTDLHIESWDAWAQSEIKTPLIPGHEFYGEVVEVGAMVRDVKVGDRVSGEGHIVCGTCRNCRAGRRHLCIRTLSVGVHRDGAFAEYVVIPESNVWVHHEDIEPDLGAVFDPLGNAVHTALSFPLVGEDVLITGAGPIGLMAAAVARHVGARFVVITDVSEPRLELARKLGVDLALNVGSSAISEAQQALGMREGFDVGLEMSGHPGALPEMITNMNHGGRIAMLGLPSQPIIVDWGKVVTHMITVKGIYGREMFETWYAMSAMLQSGAELKRAVTAVVTDRYAAQDWAEGFARARSGSGGKVVLDWSTV from the coding sequence GTGAAGGCGTTGTTCAAGTCGGCGGCCCAGCCTGGATTCGAGTTCGTCGAGCGGCCCGAGCCCGAGCCCGCCGCGGCCGAGGTGAAGGTGCGGGTGCTGCGGACCGGGCTGTGTGGCACCGACCTGCACATCGAGTCCTGGGACGCCTGGGCGCAGAGTGAGATCAAGACGCCGCTGATCCCCGGTCACGAGTTCTACGGCGAGGTGGTCGAGGTCGGGGCGATGGTCCGCGACGTCAAGGTCGGTGACCGGGTGTCCGGTGAGGGGCACATCGTCTGCGGCACCTGCCGCAACTGCCGGGCCGGCCGCCGACACCTGTGCATCCGGACGCTGAGCGTCGGCGTGCACCGGGACGGCGCGTTCGCCGAGTACGTCGTGATCCCGGAGAGCAACGTCTGGGTGCACCACGAGGACATCGAGCCGGACCTGGGGGCGGTCTTCGACCCGTTGGGCAACGCGGTGCACACCGCGCTCAGCTTTCCGCTGGTCGGTGAGGACGTGCTGATCACCGGAGCCGGGCCGATCGGGCTGATGGCGGCGGCGGTCGCCCGGCACGTCGGGGCCCGCTTCGTGGTGATCACCGACGTCAGCGAGCCGCGCCTGGAGCTGGCCCGCAAGCTGGGCGTGGACCTGGCGCTCAACGTGGGCTCCAGCGCCATCAGCGAGGCCCAGCAGGCGCTGGGCATGCGCGAGGGCTTCGACGTCGGCCTGGAGATGTCGGGCCACCCGGGCGCGCTGCCCGAGATGATCACCAACATGAACCACGGCGGCCGGATCGCGATGCTCGGCCTGCCCAGCCAGCCGATCATCGTGGACTGGGGCAAGGTGGTCACCCACATGATCACGGTCAAGGGGATCTACGGCCGCGAGATGTTCGAGACCTGGTACGCGATGAGCGCCATGCTGCAGTCCGGGGCCGAGCTCAAGCGGGCCGTCACCGCGGTGGTGACCGACCGCTACGCTGCCCAGGACTGGGCCGAAGGGTTCGCCCGAGCGCGTTCGGGCAGTGGGGGCAAGGTAGTCCTCGACTGGTCGACGGTGTGA
- a CDS encoding glycine C-acetyltransferase, translating to MYGAMRDRVNAELAEITSAGLLKKERQIASPQSSRIMAGDRPVLNFCANNYLGLADHPDVLAAAGQALTDWGFGLASVRFICGTQTLHVALEERMSQFLGTEATILYSSCFDANGGVFETLFGPEDAIISDELNHASLIDGIRLCKARRFRYRNQDMTDLRAQLEAASDARQRIIVTDGVFSMDGYLAPLAEICDLAERYDALVMVDDSHAVGFIGEGGRGTPELAGVMDRVDILTGTFGKALGGGSGGYVSAHAEIVALLRQRSRPYLFSNSVAPPMIAGALAALDVLQSDPAPREALRRNAELFRRRMTEEGFDLLPGEHPIIPVMFGDAALAARVADAMLEEGVYVIAFSYPVVPVGRARIRVQLSAAHSAEDVEACVRAFVAAQDAVRRQADEPSPDGGERVVGSGTSAG from the coding sequence GTGTACGGCGCAATGCGGGATCGGGTGAATGCGGAGCTGGCCGAGATCACCTCAGCGGGGCTGCTGAAGAAGGAGCGGCAGATCGCTTCGCCGCAGTCCTCCAGGATCATGGCCGGTGACCGGCCGGTGCTCAACTTCTGCGCCAACAACTACCTGGGACTGGCCGATCACCCCGACGTGCTCGCCGCCGCCGGGCAGGCGCTCACCGACTGGGGCTTCGGGCTGGCCAGCGTCCGGTTCATCTGCGGCACCCAGACGCTGCACGTGGCGCTGGAGGAGCGGATGTCGCAGTTCCTGGGCACCGAGGCCACCATCCTGTACTCGTCCTGCTTCGACGCCAACGGCGGCGTCTTCGAGACGCTGTTCGGGCCCGAGGACGCGATCATCTCCGACGAGCTCAACCATGCCTCGCTGATCGACGGCATCCGGCTGTGCAAGGCCCGCCGGTTCCGTTACCGCAACCAGGACATGACCGACCTGCGCGCCCAGCTCGAGGCGGCCTCCGACGCCCGGCAGCGGATCATCGTCACCGACGGGGTGTTCTCGATGGACGGCTACCTGGCGCCGCTGGCCGAGATCTGCGACCTGGCCGAGCGCTACGACGCGCTGGTGATGGTCGATGACTCCCACGCCGTCGGCTTCATCGGCGAGGGCGGTCGCGGCACCCCGGAGCTGGCCGGGGTGATGGACCGGGTCGACATCCTGACCGGCACCTTCGGCAAGGCGCTGGGCGGCGGCTCCGGCGGGTACGTCAGCGCCCACGCCGAGATCGTGGCGTTGCTGCGGCAGCGCTCGCGGCCCTACCTGTTCTCCAACAGCGTCGCCCCGCCGATGATCGCCGGCGCGCTGGCCGCCCTGGACGTGCTGCAGTCCGATCCGGCCCCGCGCGAGGCGCTGCGCCGCAACGCCGAGCTGTTCCGGCGTCGGATGACCGAGGAGGGCTTCGACCTGCTGCCCGGCGAGCACCCGATCATCCCGGTGATGTTCGGCGACGCGGCGCTGGCGGCCCGGGTCGCCGACGCGATGCTCGAGGAGGGCGTCTACGTCATCGCTTTCAGCTACCCGGTGGTCCCGGTCGGCAGGGCGCGGATCCGGGTCCAGCTGTCGGCGGCGCACTCGGCCGAGGACGTCGAGGCCTGCGTGCGGGCCTTCGTCGCCGCCCAGGACGCGGTGCGGCGGCAGGCTGATGAGCCGAGCCCGGACGGCGGGGAGCGGGTCGTCGGCTCGGGGACTTCCGCCGGCTGA